Proteins from a single region of Oryza brachyantha chromosome 6, ObraRS2, whole genome shotgun sequence:
- the LOC102710704 gene encoding 1-aminocyclopropane-1-carboxylate oxidase homolog 4-like has protein sequence MASTGEAIHRAALVKAFDESRTGVRGLVESGVSTVPDIFRHPDPYASVPLAPHGVSLPVVDLSLPAPLAAEAVAAAARGWGFFYLVNYGALVPSDYPGRLLAALRAFNELPAPERAAHYGRSTGGGFSYSSNLDLYKSGAASWRDTIQVMLGPSRADAGRIPAVCRGEILDWDAHAAAVARALMAMLCEGLGLGADTLEAASCLEGKMMASHYYPVCPEPERTMGIVPHTDPGVLTILAQDDIGGLQVKHTDEDGASYWVDAKPLPGALVINVGDLLQIMSNDKYKSVEHRVVMNLREEPRVSSAIFYNPGRRGDSVFYGPLPELISSENPPKYRNFTMAEFLGAFFKRDLASKALIEHFKI, from the exons atggcgtccaccggcgaggCCATACACCGCGCCGCCCTCGTCAAAGCCTTCGACGAGTCCCGCACCGGCGTCCGCGGCCTCGTCGAGTCCGGCGTCTCCACCGTCCCCGACATCTTCCGCCACCCGGACCCATACGCCTCCGTCCCACTCGCTCCCCACGGCGTCTCCCTCCCTGTCGTCGACCTCTCCCTCCCcgcgcccctcgccgccgaggccgtggccgcggccgcgcggggCTGGGGCTTCTTCTACCTCGTCAACTACGGCGCCCTCGTCCCCTCCGACTACCCCGGCCGgctcctcgccgcgctgcGCGCCTTCAACGAGCTCCCCGCCCCCGAGCGCGCCGCGCACTACGGCCGCTCCACGGGCGGTGGGTTCAGCTACTCCTCCAACCTCGACCTGTACAAGTCCGGCGCAGCGAGCTGGCGCGACACCATCCAGGTCATGCTCGGGCCCTCGCGGGCCGACGCGGGGCGCATCCCGGCGGTGTGCCGCGGCGAGATCCTCGACTGGGacgcgcacgccgccgccgtggcacGCGCCCTGATGGCGATGCTTTGCGAGGGGCTCGGCCTCGGCGCCGACACGCTGGAGGCGGCGTCGTGCCTCGAGGGGAAAATGATGGCTAGCCACTACTACCCGGTGTGCCCCGAGCCCGAGCGCACCATGGGGATCGTCCCGCACACGGACCCCGGCGTGCTCACCATCCTCGCGCAGGATGATATCGGTGGCCTGCAGGTGAAGCACACGGATGAGGATGGAGCGAGCTACTGGGTAGATGCGAAGCCTCTGCCCGGCGCGCTTGTCATCAATGTCGGGGACCTATTGCAG ATCATGTCTAATGATAAGTACAAGAGCGTGGAACACCGGGTAGTAATGAATTTGCGTGAAGAACCCAGAGTTTCAAGTGCCATCTTTTATAATCCTGGCAGGAGAGGTGACTCAGTTTTTTATGGGCCATTGCCAGAACTGATTTCTTCGGAAAACCCGCCAAAGTACAGGAATTTTACTATGGCCGAGTTTTTGGGGGCCTTCTTTAAACGAGACCTTGCGAGCAAAGCTCTCATTGAGCActtcaaaatataa